One window of the Allorhizobium ampelinum S4 genome contains the following:
- a CDS encoding YebC/PmpR family DNA-binding transcriptional regulator, translating to MAGHSQFKNIMHRKGKQDSVRSKMFSKLAREITVAAKAGLPDPTMNARLRLAIQNAKAQSMPKDNIERAVKKASGVDGENYEEVRYEGYGPGGVAVIVEALTDNRNRTASNVRSTFSKAGGALGETGSVSFSFDKVGEITYKASVGDADAVMEAAIEAGAEDVTSDEDGHTIICGFEDMNEVSKALEATLGEAESVKAIWKPQNTVPVDEDKAQSLMKLIETLEDDDDVQNVYSNFEVSEEVMARLSA from the coding sequence ATGGCCGGCCATTCACAGTTTAAAAACATCATGCATCGCAAGGGCAAGCAGGATTCCGTGCGATCGAAAATGTTCTCCAAGCTTGCCCGTGAAATCACGGTGGCGGCCAAGGCTGGCTTGCCCGATCCGACCATGAATGCCCGCCTGCGCCTGGCCATCCAGAATGCCAAGGCGCAATCGATGCCGAAAGACAATATCGAGCGCGCCGTCAAGAAGGCATCGGGCGTCGATGGCGAGAATTACGAAGAAGTCCGCTACGAAGGCTATGGCCCGGGCGGCGTCGCGGTGATTGTCGAAGCTTTGACCGATAACCGCAACCGTACAGCCTCCAATGTCCGCTCGACCTTTTCCAAGGCTGGTGGGGCACTGGGGGAAACCGGATCGGTTTCCTTCTCCTTCGATAAGGTTGGCGAAATCACCTATAAGGCCAGCGTTGGCGATGCCGATGCAGTGATGGAAGCTGCCATCGAAGCTGGTGCGGAAGACGTGACCAGCGACGAAGACGGCCACACGATCATCTGCGGTTTTGAGGACATGAACGAAGTCTCCAAGGCGTTGGAAGCGACGCTTGGCGAAGCCGAATCCGTCAAGGCCATCTGGAAACCGCAAAACACAGTGCCTGTTGATGAAGACAAGGCTCAGTCGCTGATGAAGCTGATCGAGACGTTGGAAGACGATGATGACGTGCAGAACGTCTATTCGAATTTCGAGGTCTCGGAAGAGGTGATGGCAAGGCTTTCCGCTTAA
- a CDS encoding pyridoxamine 5'-phosphate oxidase family protein, which translates to MVNLTEAREEPARQLWEEIEAIHAGMLGLEGSTTHMQPMAPYGDPKTNTVWFFTRTDSDFVQNIRPGSRAHFCVVGKNHDYHASLSGVIDVRRDPSKIDEYWSSVVEAWYHNGKKDPDLTMLALHIDDAEVWASTGNPLKFGWEIAKANIDGEKLPDVGQHHHLTFA; encoded by the coding sequence ATGGTCAATCTCACAGAAGCCCGCGAAGAGCCCGCCCGCCAGCTTTGGGAGGAAATCGAAGCCATTCACGCCGGCATGCTCGGCCTGGAAGGCTCCACCACGCATATGCAGCCGATGGCGCCTTACGGAGATCCGAAAACCAATACGGTCTGGTTTTTCACCCGGACCGATTCAGATTTTGTCCAGAATATCCGCCCCGGCAGCCGGGCGCATTTCTGCGTGGTCGGCAAAAACCACGATTACCACGCCAGTCTGTCCGGCGTTATCGATGTGCGCCGCGATCCGAGCAAGATCGATGAATATTGGAGCTCGGTGGTCGAGGCCTGGTATCACAACGGGAAGAAAGACCCCGACCTCACCATGCTCGCCCTGCATATCGACGATGCCGAAGTCTGGGCCTCGACCGGTAATCCACTGAAATTCGGCTGGGAAATCGCCAAGGCCAACATTGACGGCGAAAAACTACCGGATGTGGGGCAGCACCACCATCTGACGTTTGCCTAA
- a CDS encoding MBL fold metallo-hydrolase codes for MMTRMLVIFGILAVLPGFALAQDKSSAARPPVSRPPVSQCQLVAKQLPGARFSHVEYASARPDKGPLHLAALAENVTITFLGHSTFEIETPQGLTIDTDYSGYLRSARTPDVVTMNKAHSSHYTLSPDPGIAQVLHGWNDAQPGEPVHHNLVVGDAYIRNVATDIRSWGGDFEPNGNSIFIFEVAGLCIGHLGHLHHELTDKQFAAIGRLDVVMVPVDGGLTLGSDSMSRMVKRLRSALILPMHRRGPIVNDFVGLFGPGFDVRIVETNAVTVSMRSLPKKPLILVLSGF; via the coding sequence ATGATGACGCGAATGCTGGTGATTTTCGGTATTCTTGCTGTTCTTCCGGGCTTTGCCCTGGCGCAGGATAAAAGCTCTGCCGCCCGCCCTCCCGTCAGCCGCCCTCCCGTCAGCCAATGCCAATTGGTTGCCAAGCAGCTTCCCGGGGCTCGATTTTCTCACGTTGAATATGCCAGCGCTCGTCCAGACAAGGGGCCTCTTCACCTCGCGGCCCTGGCGGAAAATGTCACCATCACCTTTCTCGGCCATTCCACCTTCGAGATTGAAACGCCGCAGGGCCTGACGATCGATACCGATTACAGCGGATACCTGCGCTCCGCGCGGACACCGGATGTGGTGACGATGAACAAGGCCCATTCCAGCCATTATACGCTGTCGCCCGACCCTGGTATCGCCCAGGTTCTGCATGGCTGGAACGATGCGCAGCCGGGGGAGCCGGTTCACCACAACCTTGTGGTGGGCGATGCCTATATCCGCAACGTGGCCACCGATATTCGCAGCTGGGGCGGTGATTTCGAGCCGAACGGCAATTCGATCTTCATTTTCGAGGTCGCCGGGCTGTGCATTGGCCATCTCGGCCATCTGCATCATGAATTAACGGACAAGCAATTTGCCGCCATCGGCAGGCTGGATGTGGTGATGGTGCCTGTCGATGGGGGTTTGACGCTCGGCAGCGACAGTATGAGCCGAATGGTAAAACGGCTGCGCTCGGCACTGATCCTGCCCATGCATCGGCGCGGACCTATCGTCAATGACTTTGTTGGGCTGTTTGGTCCAGGTTTTGATGTCAGGATTGTGGAAACCAATGCCGTGACAGTGTCCATGCGCAGCCTGCCAAAAAAGCCGCTGATCCTGGTGCTCAGCGGCTTCTAA
- a CDS encoding potassium/proton antiporter yields the protein MEHFYIVTLVLTALILFAAFSSLIAFRFGAPLLLLFLVIGLMAGVDGLGIHFDNHSVAYTIGSLALAVILFDSGYTTSLQSFKQAAGPSIMLATVGVLLTAGLFGLLACWLLKLSLLEGMLLGSIVASTDAAAVFFLLRIGGINIRDKVRSSLEVESGTNDPMAIFLTLALVQMVSTGKDHTGLDWSLLRMFVEQMGMGLALGLIGGAMMAMIVKKIPIDRGLLPIIVLAMSMVIFSYTGAIGGSGFLAVYVAGIYAGNRKIPGSASIARFQEGMTWLAQIIMFLVLGLLATPSHFIKILFPAVVLGLFLVFIARPAAVWLCLIPFDYTHQEKRFISWVGLRGAVSILLGILPILGDLKGGEVYFNTAFIVVMISLLLQGWTIKPMAKRLGLIIPPRIGAIDKVELDLPGAAHHELLSYRVVAGSPVLSGARIPRWAMPSLVIRDGKSMRYQYAGRLRENDQVYLFIAPGYPRLLDRLFASKAPVDDDDSEFFGTFTISPSRPAAELDAAYGPGLLNEADRQKTVGELMEARLGGKAEYADRVRLGHIILIVRDIGETGHISSVGVSMEAVAPTDNAPAFLSLTGTAHWLAGLRHKLRAAVQK from the coding sequence TTGGAACATTTCTACATCGTCACGCTGGTTCTGACGGCGCTGATCCTGTTTGCGGCTTTTTCCAGCCTGATCGCCTTTCGCTTTGGCGCGCCGCTGCTGCTGTTGTTTCTGGTCATCGGGTTGATGGCCGGGGTCGATGGTCTCGGCATTCATTTCGACAATCATTCCGTTGCCTATACCATCGGCTCGCTGGCGCTGGCCGTTATCCTGTTTGATTCCGGCTATACGACCTCGCTGCAATCCTTCAAACAGGCGGCAGGGCCGTCGATCATGCTGGCAACGGTCGGGGTTTTGTTGACGGCGGGGTTGTTCGGTCTGCTGGCCTGCTGGCTGTTGAAATTGTCGCTGCTGGAAGGCATGCTGCTTGGCTCCATCGTCGCCTCCACCGATGCGGCGGCGGTGTTCTTCCTGTTGCGAATTGGCGGCATCAATATCCGTGACAAGGTTCGCTCCTCGCTGGAAGTGGAATCCGGCACCAATGATCCGATGGCGATCTTTCTCACCCTGGCGCTGGTGCAGATGGTGTCCACTGGCAAGGATCATACCGGTCTCGACTGGAGCCTGCTGCGGATGTTCGTCGAGCAGATGGGCATGGGTCTGGCGCTCGGGCTGATCGGCGGGGCGATGATGGCGATGATCGTCAAGAAAATCCCGATTGATCGCGGCCTGTTACCGATCATCGTGCTGGCCATGTCGATGGTGATCTTTTCCTATACCGGCGCCATCGGCGGCAGCGGCTTCCTGGCCGTCTATGTCGCGGGCATCTATGCCGGAAACCGCAAGATCCCCGGCAGCGCTTCAATTGCCCGCTTCCAGGAGGGCATGACCTGGCTGGCGCAGATCATCATGTTTCTGGTGCTCGGGCTTCTGGCCACGCCGTCGCATTTCATCAAGATCCTGTTTCCGGCGGTGGTTCTTGGCCTGTTTCTGGTGTTTATCGCCCGGCCCGCAGCGGTCTGGCTGTGTCTCATTCCCTTCGATTATACCCATCAGGAAAAGCGGTTCATCTCCTGGGTCGGCTTGCGCGGCGCGGTGTCCATCCTGCTCGGCATTCTGCCGATCCTCGGTGATCTGAAGGGTGGTGAGGTCTATTTCAACACCGCCTTCATCGTAGTGATGATTTCGCTGCTGCTTCAGGGCTGGACCATCAAGCCAATGGCCAAACGGCTCGGCCTGATCATCCCGCCGCGCATCGGCGCTATCGACAAGGTGGAGCTGGATCTGCCGGGTGCTGCCCATCACGAGTTGCTGTCCTATCGCGTCGTGGCGGGCAGTCCGGTGCTCAGCGGCGCGCGCATTCCGCGCTGGGCCATGCCATCGCTGGTGATCCGCGATGGCAAATCCATGCGCTACCAATATGCGGGCCGGCTGCGGGAAAACGATCAGGTCTATCTGTTCATTGCCCCCGGTTATCCGCGGCTGCTTGACCGTTTGTTTGCCAGCAAGGCGCCTGTCGATGATGACGATAGCGAGTTTTTTGGCACCTTTACCATTTCACCCTCGCGTCCCGCCGCCGAACTGGATGCGGCCTACGGGCCCGGGCTTTTGAACGAGGCCGACCGGCAAAAAACCGTTGGCGAACTGATGGAAGCGCGCCTCGGTGGCAAGGCCGAATATGCCGACCGGGTCCGGCTCGGCCATATCATCCTGATCGTCCGCGATATCGGCGAAACCGGCCATATTTCCTCCGTTGGCGTCTCCATGGAAGCGGTTGCGCCAACCGATAACGCGCCCGCCTTCCTCAGCCTGACCGGCACGGCCCATTGGCTGGCGGGCCTGCGCCATAAGCTGCGGGCGGCTGTGCAAAAGTAG